A genome region from Anopheles stephensi strain Indian chromosome 2, UCI_ANSTEP_V1.0, whole genome shotgun sequence includes the following:
- the LOC118504376 gene encoding alpha-tocopherol transfer protein, giving the protein MGIEKEFNLEEGAERLKDWIATQPHLPQNIHPTLLQRYIHSTRGDLEYAKKIFVLGYTIRQNNPAIFDNRDPLSTNVMSILKSIDMVPLPTVAGCEDKFIYYRLVDCDPDRFDFNDVIKTFFIIADLRMIQPDVPMNDGGDVPIFDMNGFTLRHLTKVVLSTLRVYMRYTQEAHPVRLKAIHVINCTPFLDRVMCLVKPFMKKRVADMLHFHLPNSETIYAHLPKAALPDEYGGDQSIIKHKEDWFNRIKLHRDYINDASRWKIDETRRNNGNDLCGTLRKLEID; this is encoded by the exons ATGGGCATCGAAAAGGAATTTAATCTAGAGGAAGGCGCCGAACGGTTGAAGGACTGGATTGCCACGCAACCCCATCTGCCACAAAATATAC ATCCAACTTTACTGCAGCGATACATTCACTCGACGCGTGGCGATCTCGAGTATGCAAAGAAGATATTTGTTCTCGGCTATACCATCCGGCAGAACAATCCGGCCATATTCGATAACCGTGATCCGCTCAGCACCAATGTGATGAGCATTTTAAAGTCCAT TGACATGGTGCCCTTACCGACGGTGGCAGGATGTGAGGATAAATTTATCTACTATCGTTTGGTAGATTGTGATCCGGATAGG TTTGATTTCAACGATGTcattaagacgtttttcatcATTGCCGATCTTCGCATGATTCAACCGGATGTGCCAATGAACGATGGTGGAGACGTGCCGATTTTCGACATGAATGGCTTCACGCTTCGGCACTTGACCAAGGTCGTACTGTCGACGTTGCGCGTATACATGCGATACACTCAG GAAGCACATCCCGTGCGCCTGAAGGCCATTCATGTGATCAACTGTACTCCTTTCCTGGATCGGGTCATGTGTTTGGTGAAACCGTTCATGAAGAAACGTGTGGCCGACATG CTACATTTCCATCTACCCAACTCTGAAACGATCTATGCACACCTTCCCAAAGCTGCCCTGCCGGACGAGTACGGTGGTGATCAGTCGATTATTAAGCACAAGGAAGACTGGTTCAATAGGATCAAATTGCACCG tGATTACATTAACGATGCGAGCCGATGGAAGATTGACGAAACGCGCCGAAATAATGGCAATGATCTCTGCGGTACGCTGCGAAAGCTGGAAATCGATTAA